In Erigeron canadensis isolate Cc75 chromosome 1, C_canadensis_v1, whole genome shotgun sequence, a single window of DNA contains:
- the LOC122585847 gene encoding NDR1/HIN1-like protein 6: MGDHATKKIHPVADGNIKSTTVPPAHGSSSLGHQLRPPVLPITAPLAPPRTKNKRGFTWCKCICWTLSILITLIIILAATIGILYLVFKPKLPNYSVDRLTISQLTLNLDFSLYARFNVQITAINPNKKIGIFYQKGSHISVWYKNTNLCQGSIPVFYQGHQNKTVLNVALSGQNQYGRTLLAAIQEQQQTGRIPLDLKVDVPVKIELGKMKLKKVRIMGKCMLIVDSLSANNKISIKATSCKFRLKL; the protein is encoded by the coding sequence ATGGGAGACCACGCGACCAAGAAAATTCATCCGGTAGCAGATGGAAACATCAAGAGTACTACCGTACCACCAGCCCACGGATCATCGAGTCTTGGCCATCAGCTAAGACCACCGGTGCTGCCAATAACCGCACCACTGGCACCACCACGAACGAAAAACAAAAGAGGTTTTACATGGTGCAAATGCATATGTTGGACTCTAAGTATCTTGATCACATTGATCATAATTCTTGCAGCCACTATTGGTATCCTTTACCTTGTTTTTAAACCAAAACTACCAAATTATTCTGTTGACCGCCTCACGATATCCCAACTTACCCTCAATCTCGATTTCTCCCTTTATGCAAGATTCAACGTCCAGATAACTGCTATCAACCCAAACAAGAAAATCGGCATCTTTTACCAAAAAGGAAGTCATATAAGCGTATGGTACAAGAACACAAATCTATGCCAAGGCTCAATACCCGTGTTCTACCAAGGCCACCAGAACAAAACCGTGCTAAATGTTGCATTATCAGGTCAAAACCAATATGGTCGGACGTTATTGGCGGCGatacaagaacaacaacaaacaGGTCGGATTCCATTGGACCTAAAAGTTGATGTCCCAGTCAAAATTGAACTTGGGAAAATGAAGTTAAAGAAGGTGAGAATAATGGGGAAATGCATGTTGATAGTTGATAGTCTATCTGCAAACAACAAAATTAGCATCAAAGCAACTAGTTGCAAGTTTAGGCTTAAATTATGA